The following are from one region of the Stigmatella ashevillena genome:
- the popC gene encoding subtilisin-like protease PopC has translation MKSYLLVSKESIETQAREGVRGTARGERQLLRSTALRFGGAERAAEALQQLGLRSATLPGARPAVSQSSDKTDKKQGRGRGHVVTAQATPIPGPVQELTGMENGSYRYMPLIGATMAHFYSEQAERSARGELEGDFEFVPDVVPLSFPGPVAGQTGPRNRGMASLSEREWPAECGVSLAHAQGIRGAGVMLGILDTGVDADHPEHASKVIQFRYVSLFPNSPHTPARDIRGFDPSGHGTHVSGIAAGVHHGVAPEVDLYVASVIESETIRTSLGRVAAGMDWLLHQFSRPENATRPAVVNMSLGFPVQCPAGISEADYRLNLRALQSMIRRLLDSNVLPVVAAGNSGPNTVGYPAGFPEALAIGAVDFDRRVASFSASGAVGKRSVPDVMGYGVNIYSSTERRCNNQAFYERMSGTSMAAPYVAGIAALYRCRAPDLTASEVRDLILGSAVKLPRSSVHRTGKGLAVYR, from the coding sequence ATGAAGTCCTATCTGTTGGTTTCCAAGGAGAGCATCGAGACCCAAGCGCGCGAGGGGGTCAGGGGGACGGCGAGGGGCGAGCGGCAGTTGCTGCGGTCCACGGCACTGCGGTTCGGAGGCGCGGAGCGGGCCGCCGAGGCCCTGCAACAGCTCGGGCTGCGCTCGGCGACCCTGCCGGGCGCGCGCCCCGCGGTCAGCCAGTCTTCGGACAAGACGGACAAGAAGCAGGGGCGAGGGCGGGGCCATGTCGTCACGGCCCAGGCCACGCCCATCCCCGGGCCGGTGCAGGAGCTGACCGGCATGGAGAATGGCTCGTACCGCTACATGCCGCTCATCGGCGCGACGATGGCGCACTTCTACTCGGAGCAGGCCGAGCGCTCCGCGCGCGGCGAGCTGGAAGGCGACTTCGAGTTTGTCCCGGACGTGGTGCCGCTGTCCTTCCCCGGCCCCGTGGCGGGGCAGACGGGCCCGCGCAACCGCGGCATGGCCTCGTTGTCCGAACGGGAGTGGCCTGCGGAGTGCGGCGTGTCCCTCGCGCACGCCCAGGGCATCCGGGGGGCTGGCGTCATGCTGGGCATCCTCGACACCGGCGTGGACGCCGATCACCCCGAGCATGCCAGCAAGGTCATCCAGTTCCGTTACGTCTCGCTGTTTCCCAACTCCCCTCACACCCCAGCGCGCGACATCCGTGGGTTTGATCCGTCGGGCCACGGCACGCACGTCTCGGGCATCGCGGCGGGGGTGCACCATGGGGTCGCCCCGGAGGTGGATCTCTACGTCGCCTCGGTCATCGAGTCGGAGACCATCCGCACCAGCCTGGGGCGGGTGGCGGCGGGCATGGACTGGTTGCTGCACCAGTTCTCCCGGCCGGAGAACGCCACGCGTCCGGCGGTGGTGAACATGTCGCTGGGCTTCCCGGTGCAGTGCCCCGCGGGCATCAGCGAGGCCGACTACCGCCTCAACCTGAGGGCCCTGCAGAGCATGATTCGCCGGCTGCTGGACAGCAATGTGCTCCCCGTTGTTGCGGCAGGCAACAGTGGGCCAAACACGGTTGGTTACCCAGCAGGCTTCCCAGAGGCACTGGCCATCGGTGCAGTCGACTTTGACCGCCGAGTGGCCAGTTTCTCGGCCAGCGGAGCCGTGGGAAAGCGGTCCGTGCCGGACGTCATGGGCTACGGTGTTAACATCTACTCAAGCACCGAGCGGCGCTGCAACAACCAGGCTTTCTATGAGAGAATGAGTGGCACGAGTATGGCGGCCCCTTATGTAGCTGGTATTGCAGCACTGTACCGTTGCCGTGCTCCTGACTTGACGGCGTCTGAAGTGAGGGATTTGATACTGGGGAGTGCGGTCAAGCTCCCCCGCTCGTCCGTGCACCGGACAGGCAAGGGGCTGGCTGTCTACCGGTGA
- the popD gene encoding PopC secretion inhibitor PopD, protein MSRKQNGSGKSLYALPRESLQVRALPGHRGDETLSPEWIDVTVMPAEDRAPRHPIASRPRSRADVYRDGLAANTQFRDSLMRWLEAHHLLGAVRAVSEPGGSLPMLTLRCAPRVLDQLRRAPEFEAGTAMSLELHS, encoded by the coding sequence ATGAGCAGGAAACAGAACGGATCAGGAAAGAGCCTGTACGCCTTGCCGCGCGAGTCTCTCCAGGTCCGGGCCCTGCCGGGTCATCGCGGCGATGAGACGCTCTCCCCCGAGTGGATTGACGTCACGGTCATGCCCGCAGAGGACCGAGCGCCCCGTCACCCCATTGCCTCACGGCCTCGCAGCCGGGCAGACGTGTACCGGGACGGCTTGGCCGCCAATACCCAATTCCGGGACAGCCTGATGCGCTGGTTGGAGGCGCACCACTTGCTGGGCGCGGTCCGGGCCGTCAGCGAGCCAGGCGGCTCCCTCCCCATGTTGACCTTGCGCTGTGCGCCCCGGGTTTTGGACCAGTTGCGGCGCGCTCCTGAGTTCGAAGCCGGCACAGCCATGTCGCTCGAACTTCATTCCTGA
- a CDS encoding SDR family oxidoreductase has product MQLKDLKIVVTGGAQGMGAHFAQRLLEAGAQVAVGDVSEEKLATLPAGIHRRRLDVSNDEDCTSFVHWAHHAMGGLNGLINNAGILRDALLVKKDKATGQVKKLSTADWNAVIGVNLTGATLMVREVVTKMVETDQKPGVIVNMSSIARHGNRGQSNYVSAKASLAANTVTWSREFAPFGVRVGAVAPGMIETPMTQGMNQKARDTLVAAIPVGRIGLPEDIWLAVKFILECDYFNGRTIDVDGGLNF; this is encoded by the coding sequence ATGCAGCTCAAGGATCTGAAGATCGTGGTGACGGGCGGCGCCCAAGGCATGGGCGCGCACTTCGCCCAGCGGCTGCTCGAGGCGGGTGCACAGGTCGCCGTCGGTGACGTCAGCGAGGAGAAGCTCGCCACGCTCCCCGCGGGAATTCACCGCCGCCGGCTGGACGTGTCCAACGACGAGGACTGTACGTCCTTTGTTCACTGGGCCCACCACGCCATGGGAGGCCTCAACGGCCTCATCAACAACGCGGGCATCCTGCGCGACGCCCTGCTGGTGAAGAAGGACAAGGCCACCGGCCAGGTGAAGAAGCTGAGCACCGCGGACTGGAACGCCGTCATCGGCGTCAACCTGACCGGCGCTACCCTCATGGTGCGCGAGGTCGTCACCAAGATGGTGGAGACCGATCAGAAGCCCGGCGTCATCGTCAACATGTCGTCCATTGCACGGCACGGCAACCGCGGCCAGTCCAACTACGTCTCGGCCAAGGCTTCGCTGGCCGCCAACACCGTCACCTGGTCGCGCGAGTTCGCCCCCTTTGGCGTCCGCGTGGGCGCCGTGGCCCCCGGCATGATCGAAACGCCGATGACTCAGGGGATGAACCAGAAGGCGCGAGACACGCTGGTGGCCGCCATCCCCGTGGGCCGCATCGGTCTGCCCGAGGACATCTGGCTCGCCGTGAAGTTCATCCTCGAGTGCGACTACTTCAATGGCCGCACCATCGATGTGGACGGCGGCCTCAACTTCTAG
- a CDS encoding serine hydrolase, translating to MLQTSLLLMLLAAPPGASSLQEILQQRISQVKGASVAVAYQDLGDSRDAVFLEADVSFHAASTMKVPVMVEFFRQVDAGGLALEQPIVLSNRFASIVDGSPYSLDAREDEDAALYEHLGKPVPASELLKRMIIRSSNLATNSLLALVDAKRVTRTLRALGAPSMTVLRGVEDGKAYAKGLNNTATARDLSTLLAALERGKAASPRSTQAMRGILLAQELNELIPAGLPPGTPVAHKTGQITAVLHDAAIVYPPGRAPYVLVVLTRGISDEQVARALIVDLSRHVHAHATRVLFQGPDAGQ from the coding sequence ATGCTCCAGACCTCCCTGCTGCTCATGCTCCTCGCGGCCCCTCCGGGGGCCAGCTCCCTCCAGGAGATCCTCCAGCAAAGGATCTCCCAAGTGAAGGGGGCTTCGGTGGCCGTCGCGTACCAGGATCTCGGCGATTCCCGGGACGCGGTGTTCCTGGAGGCGGACGTCTCCTTCCACGCGGCCAGCACCATGAAGGTGCCGGTGATGGTCGAGTTCTTCCGGCAAGTGGACGCCGGCGGGTTGGCCCTGGAGCAGCCCATCGTCCTGTCCAACCGCTTCGCCTCCATCGTGGATGGCTCGCCCTATTCGCTCGACGCCCGGGAGGACGAGGACGCCGCGCTCTACGAGCACCTCGGCAAGCCCGTGCCCGCCAGCGAGTTGCTGAAGCGGATGATCATCCGCTCCAGCAACCTGGCCACCAACTCCCTCCTCGCCCTGGTGGACGCGAAGCGTGTCACCCGGACGCTGCGCGCCCTGGGCGCGCCCTCGATGACGGTGCTGCGAGGCGTGGAGGACGGCAAGGCGTACGCGAAGGGGCTCAACAACACCGCGACGGCGAGGGATCTCTCCACGTTGCTGGCTGCCCTCGAGCGGGGCAAGGCCGCCTCGCCGCGCTCCACCCAGGCCATGCGCGGCATCCTCCTCGCGCAGGAGCTGAATGAGCTCATCCCGGCAGGGCTGCCGCCCGGTACCCCCGTGGCGCACAAGACGGGACAAATCACCGCCGTGCTCCATGACGCGGCCATCGTCTACCCGCCGGGCCGCGCTCCGTATGTCCTCGTCGTGCTCACCCGGGGCATCTCCGATGAGCAGGTGGCCCGGGCCCTCATCGTGGATCTCTCCCGGCATGTGCATGCCCATGCCACGCGAGTCCTGTTTCAGGGACCGGATGCTGGCCAGTGA
- a CDS encoding TetR/AcrR family transcriptional regulator produces MNRPSTSDRVLPVTPRGQKTRQKLLRAAESVFGEKGYERASIADITRKGGVALGTFYVYFPDKQSIFVEVVDELGERLRRLIAEAVSGLKDRLQVERTGLRTFFEFARKHPNLYRVVRQAEFVDEACYRRYYDRFARGYVSGLTQAMDAGQVRRMDPEVLAYCLMGIGDFLGMRWVMWEDDPGLERVLDTAMALIRHGLEPRPSSKPGKSPAASPKRGARGARNALRTLA; encoded by the coding sequence ATGAATCGGCCTTCAACTTCAGATCGCGTCTTGCCCGTGACGCCACGAGGCCAGAAGACACGGCAGAAATTGCTCCGGGCCGCCGAGAGCGTGTTCGGAGAGAAGGGCTATGAGCGCGCCTCCATCGCGGACATCACCCGGAAGGGTGGTGTGGCGCTGGGCACCTTCTACGTCTACTTCCCCGACAAGCAGTCCATCTTCGTGGAGGTGGTGGACGAGCTGGGGGAGCGCCTGCGTCGGCTCATCGCCGAGGCCGTGAGTGGGCTGAAGGACCGGCTCCAGGTGGAGCGCACGGGGCTGCGCACCTTCTTCGAGTTTGCCCGCAAGCACCCCAACCTCTACCGCGTGGTCCGTCAGGCCGAGTTCGTCGACGAGGCCTGCTACCGCCGCTACTACGACCGCTTCGCCAGGGGCTATGTGAGCGGCCTCACCCAGGCCATGGATGCCGGCCAGGTGCGCCGCATGGATCCCGAAGTGCTCGCCTATTGCCTGATGGGCATCGGGGACTTTCTCGGCATGCGCTGGGTCATGTGGGAAGACGATCCCGGCCTGGAGCGCGTGCTGGACACCGCCATGGCGCTCATCCGCCATGGGCTCGAGCCCCGCCCCTCGTCCAAGCCGGGCAAGTCCCCGGCGGCTTCCCCCAAGCGCGGCGCTCGTGGCGCGCGCAACGCTCTCCGGACCCTCGCATGA
- a CDS encoding 3-oxoacyl-ACP synthase III family protein: MRYAQILSTGRYVPEKVITNADMDRILGEPVGDWLVQNVGIRQRHVMADDQATSDLCVPAAKQALQRAGTRPEELDLIIIATDTPDYLSPATASVVQAKLGAVNAGTYDLNCACAGWVTALDVASKTIAADDSYQRILVVGAYGMTRYVNWKDKKTCTLFADGAGAVVLGAGTTSGFLGAKLLANGEYHDALGVYTGGTHRPATAESLQLTGGKPAVQFVRKFPSTFNTERWPQLLDALLKRGGLTLDDVKLFVFTQLNLRTIEATMKTLEQPMEKAHYTMDKWGYTGSACIPMTLDDAVEQGKVRRGDLVAFCASGGGLAMASALYRWTA; the protein is encoded by the coding sequence ATGAGATACGCCCAGATCCTCTCCACCGGCCGCTATGTCCCCGAGAAGGTCATCACCAACGCGGACATGGACCGCATCCTCGGCGAGCCCGTGGGCGACTGGCTCGTCCAGAACGTGGGCATCCGCCAGCGCCATGTGATGGCGGATGACCAGGCCACCTCGGACCTGTGCGTGCCCGCCGCGAAGCAGGCCCTGCAGCGCGCGGGCACCCGCCCTGAAGAGCTGGATCTCATCATCATCGCCACGGACACGCCGGATTACCTCAGCCCGGCCACCGCCTCGGTGGTGCAGGCCAAGTTGGGGGCGGTGAACGCGGGGACGTATGATCTCAACTGCGCCTGCGCCGGGTGGGTGACGGCCCTGGACGTTGCGAGCAAGACGATCGCCGCGGACGACAGCTACCAGCGCATCCTCGTGGTGGGCGCGTACGGCATGACGCGCTATGTGAACTGGAAGGACAAGAAGACCTGCACCCTCTTCGCGGACGGGGCGGGCGCCGTGGTGCTGGGCGCGGGCACCACGTCTGGCTTCCTGGGCGCGAAGCTGCTCGCCAACGGCGAGTACCACGACGCCCTGGGCGTCTACACCGGAGGCACGCACCGGCCCGCCACCGCGGAGTCGTTGCAGCTCACCGGCGGCAAGCCCGCGGTGCAGTTCGTGCGCAAGTTCCCCTCCACCTTCAACACCGAGCGCTGGCCGCAGCTCCTGGATGCCCTGCTCAAGCGCGGGGGCCTCACGTTGGACGACGTGAAGCTCTTCGTCTTCACCCAGCTCAACCTGCGCACCATCGAGGCCACCATGAAGACGTTGGAGCAGCCCATGGAGAAGGCCCACTACACGATGGACAAGTGGGGCTACACGGGCTCGGCCTGCATCCCCATGACGCTGGATGACGCGGTGGAGCAGGGCAAGGTGCGGCGCGGGGATCTGGTGGCTTTCTGTGCCAGCGGCGGTGGGCTCGCCATGGCCTCGGCGCTCTACCGCTGGACGGCCTGA
- a CDS encoding acyl-CoA synthetase, with translation MFIGDWMGRGALYWPEALAAVDVAKGEAGRFTYRAMNARAEALGGWLRDVAGVRPGERVGLVAHNGVEYLDVLFACAKIGALFVPFNWRLHAQELTELVRDTTPGVLIFGGEFSATVAQVKEGIGESLRLVHLDSEALPGSTPYAETLAYQPSVRVVNEQVEAEDIFCLLFTGGTTGRSKGARISYRMAAWNALNTLVHEARPGDITLTHTPMFHTGGLFVYTLPLLTVGGTVVIMRKWDPDELLALVEREHVTLFFAVPTQYQQLLDSPRFRSTRFSTVRFMTSGGAPLPVPLIQAWQAVHAVPFKQGFGMTEFGPGIFSMGPEFAVSKAGSIGRPNYFIEAKLVEDGGREVPTGEVGELVLKGPSMCSGYFNDEASTREAIDAQGWFHTGDLARKDAEGFFTIAGRKKDMFISGGENVYPLELETVLYEHPAVHQCAVTGVPDAQWGEVGRAFVVLKPGTAATPEELLAHLRERVARFKVPKRVELLERLPISPAGKILKRELRAAVLASEAPR, from the coding sequence ATGTTCATCGGCGACTGGATGGGGCGGGGAGCCCTGTACTGGCCAGAGGCGCTGGCGGCCGTGGACGTGGCCAAGGGCGAGGCGGGCCGCTTCACCTACCGGGCGATGAACGCACGCGCGGAGGCGCTGGGGGGCTGGTTGCGGGATGTGGCCGGTGTGCGGCCCGGCGAGCGCGTCGGGCTCGTGGCCCACAACGGCGTGGAGTACCTGGACGTCCTCTTTGCCTGCGCCAAGATTGGCGCCCTCTTCGTTCCCTTCAACTGGCGTCTGCATGCCCAGGAGCTCACGGAGCTGGTGCGCGACACCACCCCGGGCGTGCTGATCTTCGGCGGTGAGTTCAGCGCCACCGTGGCCCAGGTGAAGGAGGGCATCGGCGAGTCCCTGCGGCTGGTTCACCTCGACAGCGAAGCGCTGCCCGGCAGCACACCCTATGCGGAGACGCTGGCCTACCAGCCCTCGGTCCGGGTGGTGAACGAGCAGGTCGAGGCCGAGGACATCTTCTGCCTGCTCTTCACCGGAGGCACCACCGGGCGCTCCAAGGGCGCGAGGATCTCCTACCGCATGGCGGCGTGGAACGCGCTCAACACGCTGGTGCACGAGGCCCGGCCCGGAGACATCACCCTCACCCACACCCCCATGTTCCACACGGGCGGGCTGTTCGTGTACACGCTGCCACTGCTCACCGTGGGCGGTACGGTCGTCATCATGCGCAAGTGGGATCCGGACGAGCTGCTCGCCCTGGTGGAGCGCGAGCACGTGACGCTCTTCTTCGCGGTGCCCACGCAATACCAGCAGCTCCTCGACTCGCCGCGCTTCCGCTCCACCCGGTTCTCCACCGTGCGCTTCATGACGAGCGGGGGCGCGCCCCTGCCCGTGCCCCTGATTCAGGCCTGGCAGGCCGTCCATGCGGTGCCCTTCAAGCAGGGCTTCGGGATGACGGAGTTCGGCCCGGGCATCTTCAGCATGGGGCCGGAGTTCGCCGTCTCCAAGGCAGGCTCCATCGGTCGGCCCAACTACTTCATCGAGGCGAAGCTGGTGGAGGACGGCGGCCGGGAGGTTCCCACGGGCGAAGTGGGCGAGCTGGTCCTCAAGGGGCCGTCGATGTGCTCCGGCTACTTCAACGACGAGGCCTCCACCCGGGAGGCCATCGATGCGCAGGGTTGGTTCCACACGGGAGATCTGGCGCGCAAGGACGCGGAGGGCTTCTTCACCATCGCGGGACGCAAGAAGGACATGTTCATCTCCGGTGGAGAGAACGTGTACCCGCTGGAGCTGGAGACGGTCCTCTACGAGCACCCCGCCGTGCATCAGTGCGCGGTGACGGGCGTGCCGGACGCCCAGTGGGGCGAAGTCGGCCGCGCCTTCGTGGTGCTGAAGCCTGGCACGGCCGCCACCCCGGAGGAGTTGCTCGCGCATCTGCGGGAGCGGGTGGCGCGCTTCAAGGTGCCCAAGCGGGTGGAACTGCTGGAGCGCCTCCCCATTTCACCCGCGGGCAAGATTCTGAAGCGGGAGCTGCGTGCGGCCGTCCTGGCCTCGGAAGCCCCGCGCTGA